In the genome of Hyphobacterium sp. CCMP332, one region contains:
- a CDS encoding DUF2911 domain-containing protein produces MNLKRTLTSITFLLVFTIAYAQGPPPITQPQASPRAEISQTIGITTVSIDYGRPAVKEREILGKLVPFDQIWRAGANENTRISFDKPVVLGEKTIPAGTYGLHMIPSQEDWTVIISKDHESWGSYFYSEDNDVTRLKANMTKTDYSQERLAYGFDNISSNGADVFLHWSTFKVSFPIKINTNDLIIKHIEDEYLKNIAGFFWQGFNNAANYAIVNNIALDKGLAWADQSISINKNFANMSTKSLILRMQGKAKEADEFIEKAMPMADENAMNTYGYGLLYNLKDVDAAIKVFQKNVKDYPESWNVYDSLAEAYQTKGNKKEAIKYYKKALSMAPEQQRNRIKSTIDSLSS; encoded by the coding sequence ATGAATCTTAAACGCACTTTAACATCAATTACCTTTTTATTAGTATTTACAATTGCCTATGCTCAGGGGCCACCACCAATAACTCAACCTCAGGCCAGTCCACGTGCTGAGATTAGTCAAACGATTGGAATAACTACCGTCAGCATTGATTACGGACGTCCTGCTGTAAAGGAAAGGGAAATACTAGGCAAGCTTGTTCCATTTGATCAAATATGGAGAGCAGGTGCAAATGAAAACACGAGAATATCATTTGACAAACCTGTCGTTCTGGGAGAAAAGACTATACCTGCCGGTACATACGGCTTACATATGATTCCTTCCCAAGAAGATTGGACTGTCATTATAAGTAAGGATCATGAGTCATGGGGAAGTTATTTTTATTCGGAAGACAATGACGTCACACGCTTAAAGGCAAATATGACGAAGACAGATTATTCACAGGAAAGATTAGCCTATGGTTTTGATAATATTTCAAGCAACGGAGCAGATGTTTTTTTGCATTGGTCCACTTTTAAAGTCTCGTTTCCGATAAAGATTAATACCAATGATCTTATTATCAAACATATTGAAGATGAGTACTTAAAGAATATTGCCGGATTTTTTTGGCAGGGATTTAACAATGCTGCTAATTATGCCATTGTTAACAACATTGCTTTGGATAAAGGACTAGCCTGGGCAGATCAATCAATTTCTATCAACAAGAACTTTGCAAATATGAGCACCAAAAGTTTGATTTTAAGAATGCAAGGAAAAGCCAAAGAAGCTGATGAATTTATTGAGAAAGCTATGCCAATGGCTGATGAAAACGCAATGAATACCTACGGTTATGGTCTGCTTTATAATCTTAAAGATGTGGATGCAGCAATAAAAGTATTTCAAAAGAATGTAAAGGACTATCCAGAATCATGGAATGTATATGATAGTCTTGCAGAGGCTTATCAAACCAAAGGAAATAAGAAAGAAGCGATTAAATATTATAAGAAGGCATTGTCGATGGCACCCGAGCAGCAAAGGAATCGGATTAAATCAACAATTGACTCACTCAGCAGCTAA
- a CDS encoding CHASE2 domain-containing protein encodes MSRKILLWLVSAIHAIFLIVVSYYWHKQPFLYDEELTLLRISSYFKRLVLHIDDKPDMSKYLFIDISWEKMLVDKYDEYGFPIGKEAVTSRPVLLDFFRRVAKFNDGPKFIVCDIFFDVPTEYDRDLEKEINKFDNILCVSLYDSQYDTAYYPVLDVPTATTSFETSEGVFLKTKLVFADTIKTLPVQLYEYTEGKKLRADDHFNWSTFKINLNSFVVDHGVRNYDLFESEITRKVYLSELLLLDDESIEKIVKDKLIFIGDYEDNDLVETIYGDLPGPIILVNIYNSIINKANQINALFIVYLLLGYFFVSYICFSNDSIFDILTDKLSSKYKINADLLSFGGYLLYFFLMSFISYLIFDFILTILLFSLYMEIFERLKTMFEKYVLVHFFKLNS; translated from the coding sequence ATGAGCCGCAAAATTTTATTGTGGCTTGTTTCGGCAATACATGCTATTTTTCTCATTGTTGTAAGTTACTACTGGCATAAACAGCCATTTTTGTATGACGAAGAGCTTACTTTACTGCGGATAAGTTCATATTTCAAACGTTTAGTACTTCATATCGATGATAAACCGGATATGTCTAAATACCTTTTTATTGACATTTCGTGGGAAAAAATGCTGGTCGATAAATATGATGAATACGGGTTTCCTATTGGAAAAGAAGCGGTCACATCAAGACCTGTTCTATTAGATTTTTTCCGGAGAGTTGCAAAATTCAATGATGGTCCTAAATTTATTGTTTGCGATATCTTTTTCGATGTGCCTACTGAATATGATAGGGATCTGGAAAAAGAAATAAATAAGTTTGATAATATTTTATGCGTTTCGCTTTACGATAGTCAATACGATACAGCATATTACCCTGTTTTAGATGTGCCAACAGCTACAACATCGTTTGAAACTTCCGAAGGTGTATTTCTTAAAACAAAACTTGTATTTGCCGATACAATTAAGACACTCCCTGTACAATTGTATGAATATACTGAAGGCAAAAAACTAAGGGCTGATGATCATTTTAATTGGTCTACATTTAAAATTAATCTTAATTCTTTTGTTGTAGATCATGGTGTCAGGAATTATGACCTTTTTGAATCAGAAATCACAAGAAAAGTTTACTTGTCGGAATTACTCTTATTGGATGATGAAAGTATTGAAAAAATAGTTAAGGATAAACTAATTTTTATAGGGGATTACGAGGATAATGATTTAGTTGAAACGATTTACGGTGATCTTCCCGGGCCAATTATATTGGTAAATATTTATAACTCAATAATTAATAAAGCCAATCAAATCAATGCCTTATTTATTGTATACCTGCTATTAGGCTATTTTTTTGTGTCCTATATCTGTTTTAGCAATGATAGTATTTTTGATATTCTTACCGATAAACTATCGAGTAAATACAAGATTAATGCTGATTTATTAAGTTTTGGAGGGTATTTACTTTATTTCTTTTTAATGAGTTTTATTTCCTATCTCATTTTTGATTTTATCTTGACTATTTTACTATTTTCTCTTTATATGGAGATTTTTGAGAGGCTTAAAACCATGTTTGAGAAATATGTACTGGTTCATTTTTTCAAATTGAACTCGTAA
- a CDS encoding caspase family protein gives MSNSIKILFTFLFVLQGICSYSQKEIKTLKTLSKNGHIVQALAFNSDNTILASGGTDANIILWDLKTFREMRTLKGHIAPVEALEFDFETGWLYSTGRDNRLIAWNIQKGKIEFDVKAHEMEVWDLRIDYFRGNVITASADKTISIWDKSTGELQRTIYGHSQDMTAISISSDWNYLFSTSKDLTLKTWDLNNGQELKSLTMDRTWVNDLSRSPMNNVYASGGHDKVIRVWNDNVYSPLIEISGQKGHITSLDISGNGKLLASGSYDKTVNIYDVESGNLLANTEKHKAAINDLIFSWDGIYLATAELGSNIRLFEMQQLNAGKYVLEIPDRNGNRQIAARSSSNPSSNNTKSSTKTSNSSFSENIDFNPLETGKNHLLLIAINDYKHWPRLNNALNDASDVKDILTEKYQFRDENVYMVAEEEATLENIHNAFQDLRTKVGEKDNLLIFYSGHGFYDKDLDEGYWIPVDAESGKTTDYLPNSNLLKYIKALDSKHIFLVADACFSGSLFSPSTRGYVENVEKYKSRWALTSGRLEFVSDGNYGKRNSPFTSYFLKYLESNDKEQVPVSELIQYVKVAVSNNSDQTPIGSPLKNVGDEGGEFIFRKN, from the coding sequence ATGAGTAACTCAATTAAGATATTATTCACTTTTTTATTCGTATTACAAGGTATATGCTCATATTCCCAAAAAGAGATAAAAACCTTAAAAACTCTCTCCAAGAATGGCCACATCGTCCAGGCTTTGGCTTTTAATTCTGATAATACAATTCTCGCTTCAGGAGGAACAGATGCCAATATAATATTGTGGGATCTTAAGACATTTCGTGAAATGAGAACATTAAAAGGTCATATAGCTCCTGTAGAGGCGCTAGAATTTGATTTTGAAACCGGTTGGCTGTATTCAACCGGAAGAGATAATCGACTCATTGCCTGGAATATCCAAAAAGGTAAAATCGAATTTGATGTAAAAGCCCATGAAATGGAAGTTTGGGATCTGCGAATCGATTATTTCAGAGGGAATGTAATCACCGCATCAGCTGATAAAACAATCAGTATTTGGGATAAAAGTACGGGAGAATTACAAAGAACAATTTATGGTCATAGTCAGGACATGACGGCCATTAGTATTTCTAGTGATTGGAATTATCTCTTTTCTACGAGTAAAGATTTGACCTTAAAAACCTGGGATTTGAATAATGGCCAGGAATTGAAATCCCTGACTATGGATAGAACCTGGGTAAATGATCTAAGTCGTAGTCCAATGAATAATGTCTATGCAAGCGGCGGACATGATAAGGTCATTAGAGTATGGAACGACAATGTTTATTCACCATTGATAGAAATAAGTGGCCAAAAAGGGCATATCACAAGTCTCGATATAAGCGGTAATGGAAAATTATTGGCATCTGGCAGTTATGATAAAACGGTCAATATATACGACGTCGAATCGGGTAATTTGCTTGCTAATACAGAAAAACATAAGGCTGCAATTAATGATTTAATATTTTCATGGGATGGAATTTATCTTGCAACCGCGGAACTAGGATCTAACATTAGATTATTCGAAATGCAACAGCTAAATGCGGGCAAATATGTTTTGGAGATTCCCGATAGAAATGGAAATCGACAGATAGCTGCTAGAAGCTCATCAAACCCAAGTTCAAATAACACTAAAAGTTCGACAAAAACTTCAAATTCTAGTTTTAGTGAAAATATTGATTTCAATCCTTTAGAAACTGGCAAGAATCATTTGTTGCTTATAGCAATTAACGATTATAAACACTGGCCAAGATTAAACAATGCCTTAAATGATGCCTCTGATGTTAAAGATATTTTAACTGAAAAGTATCAATTCCGCGATGAAAATGTTTATATGGTCGCAGAAGAAGAGGCAACATTGGAAAATATTCACAATGCATTTCAGGATTTACGTACCAAGGTGGGTGAAAAAGACAACCTATTAATATTTTATTCCGGTCATGGATTTTATGATAAAGACCTGGACGAAGGATATTGGATTCCTGTTGATGCCGAATCCGGGAAAACCACTGATTATCTACCAAATTCAAATCTTTTAAAATACATAAAAGCGCTGGATTCGAAACATATATTTCTGGTTGCAGACGCTTGTTTCAGCGGTTCCTTGTTTTCGCCTAGTACTCGTGGATATGTAGAAAATGTAGAAAAATATAAATCGAGATGGGCCTTGACATCCGGTCGCCTTGAATTTGTATCTGATGGAAATTACGGCAAAAGGAATAGTCCATTTACATCGTACTTTTTAAAGTATTTGGAGTCTAATGACAAGGAGCAAGTCCCTGTTTCTGAATTAATTCAGTATGTTAAAGTAGCAGTATCAAACAATTCGGATCAAACTCCGATAGGTAGTCCATTAAAAAATGTAGGAGATGAAGGTGGTGAATTCATATTTAGGAAAAATTAA
- a CDS encoding PD40 domain-containing protein — translation MRFLIVFLFFSLSIKAQDKDALHTSSAKAERYYLKAQSEASRRNYKLAQQLLDEAIKKDDQFVEAYFLKGIIYNSYGERETAFKMYEKVIALEPDDRKFRKAHFFVGMEEFENGNYENAKNAFQKYLFLIPGDKRSKAIAEEKIKNCDYAMDPAHRSDKIKPQRLDEILNKFQYQYFPVLTADQEYIFFTARDDISTEDIFVSRFYDGNWVNPQSISPVINTPAYNEGTCTVSGDGRMIVFTSCNSPGGRGRCDLYIAFRNGNKWTKPNNMGPNVNSKYWDSQPSLSADGRHLYFSSDRPGGKGRMDIWVSSRDHLGRWSPARNVGAPINTRGEEFSPVLHPSNKALYYATNGYDGFGGLDLFYSLKEDGKWSKPENLGAPINTWKDEVAFFVAADGKTAYYSTNEKDEKGARSFLYKLDLPPRLQLKNKSYSLKGTVYDKETKKKLRAQIDLIDLETDETEQSVSSDPSNGEYLIVLTEGAEYGLFVSREGYLFESLNFNLKDSDASGKLNIDIALTPINVNASTIMNNIFFDFGKASLRSSSIPELEKLIDFLKINENVRIEIGGHTDNIGSIEDNQKLSEDRAKAVRDFLVGHKVPLDRLSFKGYGESKPVEDNNSEENRQRNRRIEFTVITK, via the coding sequence ATGAGATTTTTAATAGTTTTTCTTTTTTTTTCACTGAGTATAAAGGCCCAGGATAAAGATGCTCTTCATACGAGTTCTGCAAAAGCCGAAAGGTATTATCTAAAAGCTCAATCTGAAGCTTCACGCAGAAACTACAAGCTGGCTCAGCAATTGCTGGATGAAGCGATAAAAAAAGACGATCAGTTTGTGGAAGCTTATTTCCTTAAAGGTATTATATACAACTCCTATGGTGAAAGGGAAACGGCATTTAAAATGTACGAAAAAGTAATTGCCTTAGAACCCGATGATCGAAAATTTCGAAAAGCACATTTTTTTGTTGGAATGGAAGAATTCGAAAATGGGAATTATGAAAATGCTAAAAATGCCTTTCAAAAATATTTATTTCTTATTCCTGGAGACAAAAGGTCAAAAGCTATTGCAGAGGAAAAAATAAAAAATTGCGATTATGCCATGGATCCGGCGCATCGCTCGGATAAAATAAAACCTCAAAGACTGGATGAAATACTCAATAAATTTCAATATCAATATTTTCCTGTATTAACAGCCGATCAGGAATATATTTTTTTTACTGCCAGAGATGATATCAGTACAGAAGACATATTCGTCAGTCGTTTTTACGATGGCAATTGGGTAAATCCACAGAGTATCTCTCCTGTTATTAATACGCCTGCTTACAATGAAGGAACATGTACAGTTTCAGGGGATGGAAGAATGATTGTTTTTACATCATGCAACTCACCGGGAGGAAGAGGTAGATGTGATTTATATATAGCTTTCAGAAATGGAAATAAATGGACCAAGCCAAATAATATGGGCCCCAATGTAAATTCAAAATACTGGGATTCACAACCATCATTATCAGCTGATGGTAGGCATCTTTATTTTTCTTCGGACAGGCCCGGTGGTAAAGGTCGCATGGATATTTGGGTTTCTTCCAGAGATCATTTAGGCCGATGGAGCCCCGCTAGAAATGTAGGGGCGCCAATTAATACCCGAGGAGAAGAATTTTCTCCCGTTTTACATCCTAGCAATAAAGCGCTCTATTACGCAACAAATGGGTACGACGGTTTTGGTGGACTTGATTTATTCTATTCATTAAAAGAAGATGGCAAATGGTCTAAACCTGAAAATTTAGGGGCTCCAATTAATACATGGAAAGATGAAGTGGCATTTTTTGTTGCAGCTGATGGCAAAACGGCTTATTATTCGACCAATGAAAAAGATGAAAAAGGTGCAAGAAGCTTTTTATATAAACTAGACCTGCCACCCCGCTTGCAATTAAAAAACAAAAGTTACTCCTTGAAAGGTACGGTTTACGATAAGGAGACTAAGAAAAAATTGCGTGCACAAATTGATTTAATTGATTTGGAAACAGATGAAACCGAACAAAGCGTAAGTTCTGATCCTAGTAATGGCGAATACTTGATTGTTTTAACGGAAGGTGCAGAGTATGGGCTTTTTGTAAGTCGTGAAGGTTATTTGTTTGAGAGTTTAAATTTTAATTTAAAAGATTCGGATGCTTCTGGTAAACTAAATATTGACATTGCTTTAACGCCCATAAATGTCAATGCCAGCACCATTATGAACAATATATTTTTTGACTTTGGAAAAGCCAGCCTTCGTTCATCCTCAATTCCTGAATTGGAAAAGCTAATTGATTTTCTTAAAATAAATGAAAACGTAAGAATTGAAATTGGAGGACATACAGATAATATTGGAAGCATTGAGGATAATCAAAAACTATCTGAAGATAGAGCAAAAGCCGTAAGAGATTTTTTGGTCGGACACAAGGTGCCTCTTGATCGCTTAAGTTTTAAGGGTTATGGAGAATCTAAACCTGTAGAAGATAATAATTCGGAAGAAAACAGACAAAGAAACCGAAGAATTGAATTCACTGTTATAACAAAGTAG
- a CDS encoding 7-carboxy-7-deazaguanine synthase QueE, with amino-acid sequence MESFYTIQGEGDFSGAPAYFIRFGGCDVGCVWCDVKESWPLEGHPEKTAEELINEVELSGAKMAVITGGEPLMYDLGDLCETLRAHKIRRHIETSGAYKLTGEWEWICFSPKKFLKPKEEICLQADELKIIVFNKSDFKWAEEYASKVNSDCKLYLQPEFSREKEMLPLIINYVKENPKWNISLQIHKIMNIP; translated from the coding sequence ATGGAATCGTTTTATACCATTCAGGGAGAAGGAGACTTTTCAGGTGCTCCAGCTTACTTTATCCGTTTTGGGGGTTGCGATGTAGGATGCGTTTGGTGCGATGTAAAAGAATCATGGCCATTGGAGGGGCACCCTGAAAAAACTGCGGAGGAATTGATCAATGAAGTTGAATTATCGGGAGCAAAAATGGCTGTAATTACAGGCGGGGAACCTTTAATGTATGATCTGGGTGATTTATGTGAAACTTTAAGAGCACACAAAATTAGAAGGCATATTGAAACCTCCGGTGCTTATAAGCTTACCGGGGAATGGGAATGGATTTGTTTTTCTCCAAAAAAGTTTCTTAAACCAAAAGAAGAAATATGCCTGCAAGCTGATGAATTAAAAATCATTGTTTTTAACAAAAGTGATTTCAAATGGGCCGAAGAATATGCATCAAAGGTTAATTCAGATTGCAAGCTTTATCTTCAACCGGAATTTTCCAGAGAAAAAGAAATGTTACCATTAATAATTAACTATGTAAAAGAAAATCCAAAATGGAACATTTCCTTACAGATTCATAAAATCATGAATATCCCCTGA
- a CDS encoding bifunctional 5,10-methylene-tetrahydrofolate dehydrogenase/5,10-methylene-tetrahydrofolate cyclohydrolase (catalyzes the formation of 5,10-methenyltetrahydrofolate from 5,10-methylenetetrahydrofolate and subsequent formation of 10-formyltetrahydrofolate from 5,10-methenyltetrahydrofolate), whose amino-acid sequence MNLLDGKQTSLNIQKELADKVSQLKNQDKRAPHLAAILVGEDGASKTYVGAKVKACERIGYESTLITLPNTITEQELLRKIEEINYDSEIDGLIVQLPLPGHISEKRVIETVKPEKDVDGFHPINVGRMIKNLPSFISATPFGILKLLETYGIETEGKHCVVVGRSQIVGSPMSNLMSRNGNPGNCTVTLCHSRTKNLEQYTKQADILIAAIGRPETITFEMVKEGAIVIDVGTTRVPDNTKKSGFKLKGDVKFDEVSPKCSYITPVPGGVGPMTIAGLMLNTYSAATGEYY is encoded by the coding sequence ATGAATTTATTAGACGGAAAACAAACTTCACTCAATATTCAAAAGGAACTGGCAGATAAAGTATCCCAACTTAAAAATCAGGATAAAAGAGCACCCCATTTAGCTGCAATTTTGGTAGGAGAAGATGGCGCCAGTAAAACATATGTAGGAGCTAAAGTAAAAGCTTGTGAGAGAATTGGCTATGAGTCCACATTAATAACATTGCCAAATACCATCACAGAACAAGAGCTTCTGAGAAAGATCGAGGAAATAAATTATGATTCGGAAATAGACGGACTCATCGTTCAGTTACCGCTTCCCGGACATATTTCTGAGAAACGTGTAATAGAAACAGTAAAGCCTGAAAAAGATGTGGACGGTTTCCATCCAATTAACGTTGGCAGAATGATCAAGAATTTGCCATCATTTATATCAGCAACACCTTTTGGAATACTAAAACTTTTAGAAACTTATGGTATTGAAACCGAAGGCAAGCATTGTGTGGTGGTTGGGCGAAGTCAAATTGTTGGTTCGCCTATGTCAAATCTTATGAGCCGCAATGGCAATCCGGGAAATTGTACCGTCACATTGTGTCATAGCCGAACTAAAAATTTAGAACAATACACCAAACAAGCTGACATTCTAATCGCAGCCATTGGCCGTCCTGAAACCATAACCTTTGAAATGGTAAAAGAAGGCGCAATTGTTATAGATGTGGGAACTACCAGGGTTCCGGATAACACGAAAAAATCTGGATTTAAATTAAAAGGAGATGTGAAATTTGACGAGGTTTCTCCAAAATGTAGTTATATAACGCCAGTACCCGGTGGAGTAGGGCCAATGACAATTGCAGGACTGATGTTGAATACTTATTCTGCTGCCACGGGAGAATATTACTGA